A single window of Gossypium arboreum isolate Shixiya-1 chromosome 13, ASM2569848v2, whole genome shotgun sequence DNA harbors:
- the LOC108461133 gene encoding GDT1-like protein 4: MTSIVQGFSKSLAMTVLSEIGDKTFFAAAILAMRHPRKLVLLGCLAALIVMTILSAVVGWAAPNLISRKWTHHITTLLFFGFGLWSLWDAFMENGEAEELAEVEAKLDADWKANPGTVKGGNKADDDSKKERQPFLTQFFSPIFLKAFSITFFGEWGDKSQLATIGLAADENPFGVVLGGILGQAVCTTAAVLGGKSLASQISEKIVALSGGVLFIVFGIQSLLSTES; this comes from the exons ATGACCTCAATTGTGCaa gGCTTTTCCAAGTCTTTGGCCATGACTGTGCTATCGGAGATCGGCGACAAGACGTTCTTTGCTGCCGCG ATCTTGGCAATGCGCCATCCCAGGAAACTTGTCTTGTTAGGATGCCTGGCAGCTTTAATT GTGATGACTATTCTTTCTGCTGTTGTTGGCTGGGCTGCTCCAAATCTT ATCTCTAGGAAATGGACACATCACATTACGACTCTGCTTTTCTTTGGATTTGGCTTGTGGTCTTTATGGGATGCATTTATGGAGAATGG GGAGGCTGAAGAATTGGCTGAAGTTGAAGCAAAACTG GATGCTGACTGGAAGGCAAACCCAGGAACAGTCAAGGGGGGCAATAAG GCTGATGATGATTCAAAAAAGGAGAGGCAGCCATTTCTTACACAGTTCTTCTCTCCCATATTTCTGAAG GCATTTTCCATCACATTCTTCGGTGAATGGGGCGACAAGAGCCAG CTTGCTACTATTGGTTTGGCTGCAGATGAGAATCCATTCGGTGTGGTTCTTGGTGGAATTTT GGGACAAGCAGTGTGCACCACTGCTGCTGTACTAGGAGGAAAGAGTCTGGCATCTCAGATATCTGAGAAAATT GTTGCACTCTCGGGTGGAGTTCTTTTCATTGTTTTTGGAATCCAATCCCTCCTCTCAACAGAGTCTTGA